The Coffea arabica cultivar ET-39 chromosome 1e, Coffea Arabica ET-39 HiFi, whole genome shotgun sequence genome has a window encoding:
- the LOC113706507 gene encoding arogenate dehydratase 3-like — translation MNLKSIIPPGLTLTHRVSSTRLVIQAVHRFDSASTHTSVNTSTNGSAAAAPAPNASTGKLSLNVSGHVGANRADWQSSCAILASKVVSQQQDTETSGCTGGKITTVNGHKASLDLVPIDNLPKPLSIADLSPAPMHGSKLRVAYQGVPGAFSEAAAGKAYPNCEAIPCDQFEVAFQAVELWIADRAVLPVENSLGGSIHRNYDLLLRHRLHIVGEVQLPVHHCLLALPGVRKEYLSRVISHPQALAQCEHTLTKMGLNVTREAVDDTAGAAEFVAANNLRDTAAIASARAAELYGLSILEDGIQDDSSNVTRFVMLAREPIIPRTDRPFKTSIVFAHDKGTSVLFKVLSAFAFRNISLTKIESRPHRNRPIRLVDDANVGTAKHFEYMFYVDFEASMAEVRAQNALAEVQEFTSFLRVLGSYPMDMTPWCPSRGE, via the coding sequence TCCATAATTCCGCCGGGTCTCACCCTGACTCACCGTGTCAGCTCGACCCGACTCGTTATCCAGGCTGTCCACCGTTTCGACTCGGCCAGCACTCACACGAGTGTGAACACTAGTACGAACGGCTCGGCAGCTGCCGCTCCAGCGCCGAATGCTAGCACTGGGAAATTGAGCTTGAACGTCTCAGGCCATGTCGGCGCGAACCGAGCCGACTGGCAAAGCTCTTGCGCAATTTTAGCCAGCAAGGTCGTCTCTCAACAGCAGGATACCGAGACAAGTGGCTGTACCGGTGGAAAAATCACCACCGTCAACGGCCACAAGGCTAGTCTAGATCTGGTTCCGATAGACAATCTGCCCAAGCCACTCTCCATCGCAGACCTCTCTCCAGCTCCGATGCACGGCTCGAAGCTCCGCGTCGCCTACCAAGGCGTTCCCGGAGCTTTCAGCGAAGCTGCCGCCGGCAAAGCTTATCCGAACTGCGAAGCCATCCCTTGCGACCAATTCGAAGTTGCATTCCAAGCTGTCGAGCTCTGGATCGCTGACAGAGCAGTTCTCCCGGTAGAAAACTCCCTCGGCGGTTCTATTCACCGGAACTACGACCTCCTCCTCCGCCACCGTCTACACATCGTCGGCGAAGTCCAACTCCCAGTCCACCACTGCCTGTTAGCTCTCCCAGGCGTCCGGAAAGAGTATCTCAGCCGCGTTATCAGCCATCCGCAAGCCCTAGCCCAGTGCGAACACACGCTCACCAAAATGGGCCTAAACGTGACCCGAGAAGCCGTCGACGATACCGCGGGAGCTGCAGAATTCGTCGCGGCAAATAACCTCCGCGACACGGCGGCGATTGCCTCAGCACGCGCCGCCGAGCTGTACGGCCTAAGCATCCTAGAAGACGGCATTCAGGACGATTCCAGTAACGTCACCAGATTCGTCATGCTAGCCAGAGAGCCGATAATCCCACGAACGGATCGGCCGTTCAAGACGAGCATTGTCTTCGCTCACGACAAAGGGACCAGCGTGTTGTTCAAGGTTTTGTCGGCCTTCGCATTTCGGAACATTAGCTTGACGAAGATCGAGTCGCGGCCGCACCGGAATCGGCCGATACGACTGGTGGACGACGCCAACGTCGGAACGGCCAAGCACTTCGAGTACATGTTCTACGTGGATTTCGAGGCGTCCATGGCGGAAGTCAGGGCTCAAAACGCATTGGCGGAGGTTCAAGAGTTCACGTCTTTCTTGAGGGTTCTGGGAAGTTATCCCATGGATATGACGCCTTGGTGCCCTTCCAGAGGAGAATAA